The following are from one region of the Arcobacter defluvii genome:
- the ftsZ gene encoding cell division protein FtsZ encodes MENLFRVDDIKVDMPSKVLSDNVAKIAVIGVGGGGCNMINHMINEGSHKIDLIAANTDLQVLHISKAPKKIQLGLKLTKGLGAGMKPEVGRDSAVESYEEIKGSLKGADIVFIAAGLGGGTGTGAAAIIAKAAKEIGALTVSVVTKPFTWEGKKRAGLANLGLEELKKVSDSIIIVPNDRLLEIIDENVGMKDAFKIIDNILYQAVNGMSEVILNPGNSDINTDFADVKTIMQHKGMALMGIGRAKGENAAQRALEDAIDSPLLDKVSLNGAKGILIHFNIHPQVSLFAINDVMGTINERMDSNAEIIFGTTSDSTLEKDEVKITIVATGFESRNEEVEETAEGIEENSNQSAVIADSENYLDIPPLMRDYIVQYQLN; translated from the coding sequence ATGGAAAATTTATTTAGAGTTGATGATATAAAAGTAGATATGCCAAGTAAAGTTTTATCTGATAATGTAGCAAAAATTGCTGTTATTGGAGTTGGTGGTGGTGGTTGTAATATGATTAACCACATGATAAATGAAGGTTCTCATAAAATTGATTTAATTGCAGCAAATACTGATTTACAAGTGCTTCATATTTCAAAAGCTCCAAAAAAAATCCAACTAGGACTAAAACTTACTAAGGGTTTAGGTGCTGGTATGAAACCAGAAGTTGGACGAGATTCAGCAGTTGAAAGTTATGAAGAGATAAAAGGTTCTTTAAAAGGTGCTGATATTGTATTTATTGCTGCTGGACTTGGTGGAGGTACTGGAACAGGAGCTGCTGCAATTATTGCAAAAGCTGCTAAAGAAATAGGTGCATTAACTGTTTCTGTTGTAACAAAACCATTTACTTGGGAAGGTAAAAAAAGAGCAGGATTAGCAAATCTTGGACTTGAAGAACTAAAAAAAGTAAGTGATTCAATCATTATTGTTCCAAATGATAGATTATTAGAAATTATTGATGAAAATGTAGGTATGAAAGATGCTTTTAAAATAATTGATAATATTTTATATCAAGCTGTAAATGGTATGTCTGAAGTGATTTTAAATCCTGGAAATTCAGATATTAATACAGACTTTGCAGATGTTAAAACTATTATGCAACACAAAGGTATGGCTTTAATGGGAATAGGGCGAGCAAAAGGTGAAAATGCTGCTCAAAGAGCTTTAGAAGATGCTATTGATTCTCCATTACTTGATAAAGTTTCATTAAATGGTGCAAAAGGAATTTTAATTCATTTTAATATTCATCCACAAGTTTCATTATTTGCAATAAATGATGTTATGGGAACTATAAATGAAAGAATGGATTCAAATGCAGAGATTATTTTTGGTACAACTTCTGATAGTACTTTAGAAAAAGATGAAGTAAAAATCACTATTGTTGCAACAGGTTTTGAATCAAGAAATGAAGAAGTTGAAGAAACAGCAGAGGGAATAGAAGAAAATAGTAATCAAAGTGCAGTTATTGCTGATAGTGAAAATTATTTAGATATTCCACCTTTAATGAGAGATTATATTGTTCAATATCAATTAAATTAA
- the xseB gene encoding exodeoxyribonuclease VII small subunit: MNEEISFEEKVLKAKELLEKLSNPQITLSDSIKLYKTGIKELEEAQKLLDEAKLIFSVENKN; this comes from the coding sequence ATGAATGAAGAGATTAGTTTTGAAGAAAAAGTTTTAAAAGCAAAAGAACTTTTAGAAAAATTATCAAATCCACAAATTACATTAAGTGATTCTATAAAACTTTATAAAACAGGAATAAAAGAACTAGAAGAAGCTCAAAAGCTTCTTGATGAAGCTAAGCTTATCTTCTCTGTTGAAAATAAAAATTAA
- the metX gene encoding homoserine O-acetyltransferase MetX — MKIETKVEKFNEPLYLESGRLLESFEIIYETYGELNEDKSNVIVICHPLSLSHHAAGRYADEVKPGWWDKFIGDGKAIDTTKYFVICSNNIGSSYGSTSPMSIDPSTKKEYRLKFPVITISDIVKAQMKLYKKLGISNAVAVVGGSLGGMQALCYAIEYPNFAKEIIAMATTAYTRPWAIAFNKIGMEALRHDPIFKNGNYTKDDLKALGLPGLAIGRMAGLICYLSPTLFNNKFGREYSATDGLYELFGRFEVEKYLEYNAYSFPKYFDPLSYLYTCKTMNIFDAGRNKDKLEDSFDKIQSNLHLIAFSDDMLFFPEEMEEIRDIMIKLGHEKQVTYKLIQSQSGHDSFLVEVEKFENYVKEILKDK; from the coding sequence TTGAAAATAGAGACAAAAGTAGAAAAATTTAATGAACCTTTATATTTAGAAAGTGGAAGATTATTAGAATCTTTTGAAATCATATATGAAACATATGGTGAACTAAATGAAGATAAATCAAATGTTATTGTTATTTGTCATCCATTATCTTTAAGTCATCATGCAGCTGGGCGTTATGCAGATGAAGTAAAACCTGGTTGGTGGGATAAATTTATAGGTGATGGAAAGGCTATTGATACAACAAAATATTTTGTAATTTGTTCAAATAATATAGGAAGTTCTTATGGTTCAACAAGTCCTATGAGTATTGACCCTTCAACAAAAAAAGAGTATAGATTAAAATTTCCAGTTATTACAATATCAGATATTGTAAAAGCTCAAATGAAACTATATAAAAAACTAGGAATTTCTAATGCTGTTGCAGTTGTTGGTGGAAGTTTAGGTGGAATGCAGGCACTTTGTTATGCTATTGAATATCCAAATTTTGCAAAAGAAATTATTGCAATGGCAACAACTGCATATACAAGACCTTGGGCTATAGCTTTTAATAAAATTGGAATGGAAGCTTTACGACATGACCCAATTTTTAAAAATGGAAATTATACTAAAGATGATTTAAAAGCTTTAGGACTTCCTGGTCTTGCTATTGGAAGAATGGCAGGATTAATCTGTTATTTAAGTCCAACTTTATTTAATAATAAATTTGGAAGAGAATATTCTGCAACTGATGGATTATATGAACTTTTTGGAAGATTTGAAGTAGAAAAATATTTGGAATATAACGCATATAGTTTTCCAAAGTATTTTGATCCACTTTCATATTTGTATACTTGTAAAACAATGAATATTTTTGATGCAGGAAGAAACAAAGATAAACTTGAAGATTCGTTTGATAAGATTCAATCAAATTTGCATTTGATTGCATTTAGTGATGATATGTTATTTTTTCCAGAAGAAATGGAAGAAATACGAGATATTATGATAAAACTTGGACATGAAAAACAAGTAACATATAAATTGATACAAAGCCAATCAGGACATGATTCTTTTTTAGTTGAAGTTGAAAAATTTGAAAATTATGTGAAAGAAATTTTAAAAGATAAATAG
- a CDS encoding peptidylprolyl isomerase, which produces MITWMQRHKKWLVITIWISTIAFVGAGFVGWGSYEYGKQGGVVAVVGDREISVEEYQQEYSNLYDQYSRMFGTMFNKELAEQLKLKDVALRQALQKNLIMSYGDSLGLDVTNEEIAKELLKYQAFTKDGKFDKETYIRVLAQNRMTPKDFEESLKRGLLLQKVQKLFEINPTSNEIENISKLLFLEDDISFKILSINDISVDLKDDELKKYWEENKNSYMSEVSYDLQIKEIPLASANPTEDEIKTHYEKFKIDYKHEDGKIKSLEEAREQIIKDLDEKFTKTEALKIYLKLKKDEDKFDLTQNFVQTQLPYSSENNLKIEESKDLEIVKPFFENNKYYIVKVVKKNPSITLTFEQALVQVKTDFEKVLKSKKLEEIANSTLKDFKGEEISGITRESITKIPGLEQQEAAKFLNQLFSATTKEGIVKLDNKIVLFRINNSKMADYNKTKDDVVKGTIIQLQEEELMLNLMKKLENTFTIQSSIQEKE; this is translated from the coding sequence ATGATAACGTGGATGCAAAGACACAAGAAGTGGCTAGTAATTACTATTTGGATAAGTACAATTGCATTCGTTGGAGCTGGATTTGTTGGTTGGGGTTCTTACGAGTATGGAAAACAAGGCGGAGTAGTAGCAGTTGTTGGTGATAGAGAAATTTCTGTTGAAGAGTATCAACAAGAGTATTCAAATCTTTATGATCAATATTCAAGAATGTTCGGAACAATGTTTAACAAAGAATTAGCTGAACAACTAAAATTAAAAGATGTAGCTTTAAGACAAGCTTTACAAAAAAATCTAATTATGTCTTATGGAGATTCTTTAGGTTTAGATGTTACAAATGAAGAAATTGCTAAAGAGTTACTAAAATATCAAGCTTTCACAAAAGATGGTAAATTTGATAAAGAGACTTATATAAGAGTTTTAGCTCAAAATAGAATGACACCAAAAGATTTTGAAGAATCTTTAAAAAGAGGTCTATTATTACAAAAAGTTCAAAAATTATTTGAAATAAATCCTACTTCAAATGAAATTGAAAATATTAGTAAATTACTTTTTTTAGAAGATGACATTAGTTTTAAAATTTTGTCAATAAATGATATCTCAGTTGATTTAAAAGATGATGAACTAAAAAAATACTGGGAAGAAAATAAAAATTCTTATATGTCAGAAGTTTCATATGATTTACAAATAAAAGAGATACCTTTAGCTTCTGCTAATCCAACAGAAGATGAAATTAAAACTCATTATGAAAAATTTAAAATTGATTATAAACATGAAGATGGAAAAATTAAGTCTTTAGAAGAAGCAAGAGAACAAATAATTAAAGATTTAGATGAAAAATTTACAAAAACAGAAGCTTTAAAAATATATTTAAAACTTAAAAAAGATGAAGATAAATTTGATCTTACTCAAAATTTTGTACAAACTCAACTTCCTTATTCATCAGAAAATAATTTAAAAATTGAAGAATCAAAAGATTTAGAAATTGTAAAACCATTTTTTGAAAATAATAAATATTATATTGTAAAAGTAGTTAAGAAAAATCCTTCAATTACCTTGACTTTCGAACAAGCTTTAGTTCAAGTAAAAACTGATTTTGAAAAAGTATTAAAATCAAAAAAATTAGAAGAAATTGCAAATTCAACACTAAAAGATTTTAAAGGTGAAGAGATTTCAGGTATTACAAGAGAATCAATTACAAAAATTCCTGGTTTAGAACAACAAGAAGCAGCTAAATTTTTAAATCAATTATTTTCTGCAACTACAAAAGAAGGAATTGTAAAATTAGATAATAAAATAGTTCTTTTTAGAATTAATAATTCAAAAATGGCTGATTATAATAAAACAAAAGATGACGTTGTAAAAGGAACAATAATCCAACTTCAAGAAGAGGAATTAATGTTAAACCTAATGAAAAAATTAGAAAATACTTTTACTATTCAATCTTCAATCCAAGAAAAGGAGTAA
- a CDS encoding coproporphyrinogen III oxidase gives MSLIFAKSQDAKKAYELVRSLQTRFVEKLNDLSEKFGEDKKFEEVIWLRNGGTFGGGSRFEARDEIFFNRASVNVSQVHYEDDSTKSLDSATAISTIIHPKNPNLPSIHIHISLTILKDGNSYWRIMADLNPSIENIEDKKVFEKAIKEASKETFEEGVKQGEKYFFIPALNRHRGISHFYLENYKTQDKEKDFAFALNFGEIIIDRYILILKNAFLNRQTFSVQDIKKQLDYHTLYLFQVLTLDRGTTSGLLVHNENDIGIMGSLPKFVNKKLLESWIEKVPNPQDKLLLEITKTINDNGLIDENTKKELAQVVRNHYQKYPDSLIYQASGNTIPTTVNNHTK, from the coding sequence ATGAGTTTGATATTTGCTAAATCACAAGATGCTAAAAAAGCTTATGAATTAGTTAGAAGTTTACAAACAAGATTTGTAGAAAAACTAAATGATTTAAGTGAAAAATTTGGAGAAGATAAAAAATTTGAAGAAGTTATTTGGCTAAGAAATGGTGGAACTTTTGGTGGTGGAAGTAGATTTGAAGCAAGAGATGAAATATTTTTTAATAGAGCTAGTGTAAATGTATCGCAAGTTCATTATGAAGATGATTCAACAAAAAGTTTAGATAGTGCAACAGCTATTTCAACCATAATTCATCCAAAAAATCCAAACTTACCATCTATTCATATTCATATTAGTTTAACTATTTTAAAAGATGGGAACTCTTATTGGCGAATTATGGCTGATTTAAATCCAAGTATTGAAAATATTGAAGATAAAAAAGTTTTTGAAAAAGCTATAAAAGAGGCTTCTAAAGAGACTTTTGAAGAAGGAGTAAAACAAGGTGAAAAATACTTTTTTATTCCAGCATTAAATAGACACAGAGGAATTTCTCATTTTTATTTAGAAAATTATAAAACTCAAGATAAAGAAAAAGATTTTGCATTTGCTTTAAATTTTGGTGAAATTATTATAGATAGATATATTTTGATTTTAAAAAATGCTTTTTTAAATAGACAAACATTTAGTGTTCAAGATATTAAAAAACAACTTGATTATCACACGTTATATCTATTTCAAGTTTTAACTTTAGATAGAGGAACAACTTCTGGACTTTTAGTACATAATGAAAATGATATTGGAATTATGGGCTCACTTCCAAAATTTGTAAATAAAAAACTTTTAGAATCTTGGATAGAAAAAGTTCCAAATCCACAAGATAAACTTTTATTAGAAATTACTAAAACTATAAATGACAATGGCTTAATAGATGAAAATACAAAAAAAGAATTAGCACAAGTTGTAAGAAATCATTACCAAAAATACCCTGATTCATTGATATATCAGGCAAGTGGAAATACTATACCAACAACAGTTAATAATCATACTAAATAA
- the ftsA gene encoding cell division protein FtsA has product MNNTFLAIDIGSSTITAVIAKHDLENNINILGTGIQKSNGINKGLIINIEEASKAIKDAVSIAKRTTTELVDTTVVSISGSYSKSIRSSGSVNVPNGLITETEINQVMQMALYNATIVPEYEVVHVVPIFFKVDDSVEVDNPLNMNGSRLEVSVYIVTAKRTALTNIKSALKISGIEVVKFVLDSYAAALAVLDDQQKKFGAIVINLGSTTTEFVYFKGNSIIFNGFIPVGSNHITNDLSVMLHTPPTAAEKIKLEYGSLIRNYSPNNELGVTKVKIPRIGDEESISEVALDYIQTIIHARVEEDLVLVKNKLKKSGLLDNTGSGIVITGGMSYLDGIKKLTEKIFEGIPISVSNPKNIKNGFMSFDEANMATIVGLLFYALGTNRSYQLDSSKKLIKPLRKDRVVEPKISVSNAIPSEKPTMETNNKEHIQIKDNGAILTPLIKDKKKGVSKFWSKVSEWF; this is encoded by the coding sequence TTGAATAATACTTTTTTAGCAATTGACATAGGTTCATCAACAATAACCGCAGTTATTGCAAAACATGATTTAGAAAATAATATAAATATATTAGGTACAGGAATTCAAAAAAGTAATGGTATTAATAAAGGTTTAATTATTAATATTGAAGAAGCTTCAAAAGCTATAAAAGATGCGGTTTCTATTGCAAAAAGAACTACAACAGAATTAGTTGATACAACAGTTGTATCTATTTCTGGAAGTTATTCAAAAAGTATTAGAAGTAGTGGTTCAGTTAATGTTCCAAATGGACTTATAACAGAAACTGAAATAAATCAAGTTATGCAAATGGCATTATACAATGCTACAATTGTTCCAGAATATGAAGTTGTTCATGTTGTTCCAATATTTTTTAAAGTTGATGATTCTGTTGAAGTTGATAATCCTTTAAATATGAACGGAAGTAGACTTGAAGTTTCTGTTTATATTGTAACAGCTAAAAGAACAGCTTTAACTAATATAAAATCAGCATTGAAAATTTCTGGAATAGAAGTAGTTAAATTTGTTTTAGATTCATATGCAGCAGCACTTGCAGTTTTAGATGATCAACAAAAAAAGTTTGGTGCAATAGTTATAAATCTAGGTTCAACAACAACAGAATTTGTCTATTTTAAAGGTAATTCTATAATTTTTAATGGATTTATTCCTGTTGGTTCAAATCATATTACAAATGATTTATCTGTTATGTTACATACTCCTCCAACAGCTGCTGAAAAGATAAAATTAGAATATGGATCACTTATTAGAAATTATTCTCCAAATAATGAATTAGGTGTTACAAAAGTAAAAATTCCTAGAATTGGTGATGAAGAGAGTATCTCAGAAGTTGCATTAGATTATATTCAAACAATTATTCATGCTCGTGTTGAAGAAGATTTGGTTTTAGTAAAAAATAAACTTAAAAAAAGTGGTTTATTAGATAATACAGGTTCTGGAATTGTAATAACAGGAGGAATGAGTTATCTTGATGGAATCAAAAAATTAACTGAAAAGATTTTTGAAGGTATACCAATAAGTGTTTCAAATCCTAAAAATATTAAAAATGGATTTATGAGTTTTGATGAAGCTAATATGGCTACAATTGTTGGATTGTTATTTTATGCTTTAGGAACAAATAGAAGTTATCAATTAGATTCAAGTAAAAAACTAATTAAACCTTTGAGAAAAGATAGAGTTGTTGAGCCTAAAATTTCTGTTTCAAATGCAATTCCTTCTGAAAAACCTACAATGGAAACAAATAATAAAGAACATATTCAAATTAAAGACAATGGAGCGATTTTAACACCTCTAATAAAAGATAAGAAAAAAGGTGTTTCTAAGTTCTGGAGTAAAGTATCGGAGTGGTTTTAA
- a CDS encoding YeeE/YedE family protein, protein MFELETYQIVNILGLIIGIFFGIIAQKNQFCFSGSIKDYILIKSTKRGASVIMAMIVAIISTTIISKYFELDLTQTNYFKSNINYFAIILGGLLFGSGMMIADGCSSRSLIKYAQGDTNALITLIFIAIFAYATTKGLLFDIFNPFINNEFLINISSYITNTQMNIYIVLAILFVILFYTVNKRIKRVFTLIDGILIGLLVSAAWFVSGYIGQESMERSIELTGISFVYPTAKTLELFTYYQVNEVIFSICMVIGVLVGTFTMSFFNKKYSFGCTANKNINKVKYNMIGGALMGTGGIMAIGCTVGQGLSGLSTLAFASAIAIISIFISALITAKILNKYNKLPMCFIFEWDDENKNKPVDFQI, encoded by the coding sequence ATGTTTGAATTAGAAACTTATCAAATAGTTAATATTTTAGGATTAATAATAGGAATCTTTTTTGGAATAATTGCCCAAAAAAATCAATTTTGTTTTAGTGGTTCAATAAAAGATTATATTTTAATAAAATCTACAAAAAGAGGTGCTTCTGTTATTATGGCAATGATTGTTGCAATTATTTCAACAACAATTATCTCTAAGTATTTTGAATTAGATTTAACACAAACAAATTATTTTAAAAGTAATATAAACTATTTTGCAATAATTTTAGGTGGACTGTTATTTGGTAGTGGAATGATGATTGCTGATGGTTGTAGTAGTAGAAGTTTAATTAAATATGCACAAGGTGATACAAATGCATTAATTACTCTAATTTTTATAGCTATTTTTGCATATGCAACAACTAAAGGACTTTTATTTGATATATTTAATCCATTTATTAATAATGAATTTTTAATAAATATTTCTTCGTATATTACGAATACTCAAATGAACATATATATAGTTTTAGCTATTTTATTTGTTATTCTTTTTTATACAGTAAATAAAAGAATAAAAAGAGTATTTACTTTAATAGATGGAATTTTAATAGGATTACTTGTAAGTGCTGCTTGGTTTGTAAGTGGTTATATCGGTCAAGAAAGTATGGAAAGAAGTATAGAACTAACAGGAATAAGTTTTGTCTATCCAACAGCAAAAACTTTAGAATTGTTTACATATTATCAAGTAAATGAAGTAATATTTAGCATTTGTATGGTTATTGGTGTTTTAGTAGGAACTTTTACTATGTCATTTTTTAATAAAAAATATAGTTTTGGATGTACTGCAAATAAAAATATCAATAAAGTAAAATATAATATGATTGGTGGAGCATTGATGGGGACAGGTGGAATTATGGCTATTGGATGTACAGTAGGACAAGGATTGTCTGGTCTTTCAACATTAGCTTTTGCGTCTGCTATTGCAATTATTTCAATATTTATTTCTGCATTAATAACTGCAAAAATTCTAAATAAATATAATAAGCTTCCTATGTGTTTTATCTTTGAATGGGATGATGAAAATAAAAATAAACCTGTTGATTTTCAGATTTAA
- a CDS encoding protein tyrosine phosphatase family protein: MKNILNYIKINELISTSGQPKIEEFDLIKDEGFEVVINLALCDASNAIENEDKVVTNLGMSYFHIPVDFENPKPSDLKLFLNTMQALGANKVWVHCAKNYRVSAFMYVYHKYILKTPFEEIDLSIFNIWNPDKTWQELMKISLDDLYKA, from the coding sequence ATGAAAAATATTTTGAATTACATCAAAATTAATGAACTTATTTCAACTTCTGGTCAGCCAAAAATTGAAGAGTTTGATTTGATAAAAGATGAAGGTTTTGAAGTAGTTATTAATCTAGCTTTATGTGATGCTTCTAATGCTATTGAAAATGAAGATAAAGTAGTGACAAATCTTGGAATGAGTTATTTTCATATTCCTGTAGATTTTGAAAATCCAAAGCCAAGTGATTTAAAACTTTTTTTAAATACTATGCAAGCCCTTGGAGCAAATAAAGTTTGGGTGCATTGTGCTAAAAATTATAGAGTTAGTGCATTTATGTATGTTTATCATAAATATATTTTAAAAACTCCATTTGAAGAGATTGATTTGTCAATATTTAATATTTGGAATCCAGATAAAACTTGGCAAGAACTTATGAAAATAAGTTTGGATGATTTGTACAAGGCATAA
- a CDS encoding Na/Pi cotransporter family protein — protein MIDFSKILVIVTLLGGLGIFLIGLIIMTKGLQSLAGDTLRNAMLHFTKSPYSGALSGAIMTTLLQSSSATTVAAVGFVGAGIISFSQSLGIIFGANIGSTFTGWLVAIFGFKFNLETFVLPFIFLGAILKLFAKENVASAGFTLAGFGLIFVGISTMQEAVSGFENILTPDLLPNDSFGGRLLLIAIGIGITMITQASSAGIAMTLTLLYGGAVNFEQALALIIGMDVGTTVTAAMATIGANINAKRTGFSHVIYNFISAIFAFLFITPFISILNYIKPEFILENAQIAVVVFHSSYNIISVLLILPFTNIFANFIKKLIKENSNNSINNLNEEFLKEPKLALNATLQSIIKEYITILKHIEFILNKESKYQRMDIKEVQNILNITHKFLDKIHIKQKDSPDWAYLVDLIHAIDHLQRLHERCEEEEDRIICAKNIIELKDILNQFHTNILSTILVQKTNNWNQLIKNSEELTKDIEKIRQQYREDIANKIATGELDVPDGSDRLEAIRWINRVSIHIYRINYYIHKAILSSGK, from the coding sequence ATGATAGATTTTTCAAAAATACTTGTTATTGTTACTCTACTAGGAGGGCTTGGTATATTTTTGATTGGTTTAATAATCATGACAAAAGGTTTACAATCACTTGCAGGTGATACATTGAGAAATGCCATGTTACACTTTACAAAAAGTCCTTATAGTGGTGCTTTAAGTGGTGCTATTATGACTACTTTATTACAATCTTCAAGTGCTACAACAGTTGCTGCTGTTGGTTTTGTAGGTGCTGGAATTATTAGTTTTTCCCAATCTTTAGGTATTATTTTTGGTGCAAATATAGGAAGTACTTTTACAGGTTGGTTAGTTGCTATCTTTGGATTTAAATTTAATCTTGAAACTTTTGTTTTACCTTTTATATTTTTAGGCGCAATTTTAAAACTTTTCGCAAAAGAAAATGTTGCTTCTGCTGGTTTTACACTAGCTGGTTTTGGACTTATTTTTGTAGGTATTAGCACAATGCAAGAAGCTGTTTCAGGATTTGAAAATATCTTAACTCCTGATCTTTTACCTAATGATTCTTTTGGAGGAAGACTTTTACTAATTGCTATTGGTATTGGTATTACTATGATTACTCAAGCTTCTAGTGCTGGAATTGCTATGACTTTAACTCTACTTTATGGTGGTGCAGTAAATTTTGAACAAGCTTTAGCTTTAATTATTGGTATGGATGTAGGTACAACTGTTACAGCTGCAATGGCGACAATTGGAGCAAATATCAATGCAAAAAGGACAGGATTTTCTCATGTAATATATAACTTTATTAGTGCTATATTTGCTTTTTTGTTTATTACACCTTTTATTTCAATTCTAAATTATATAAAACCCGAATTTATTTTAGAAAATGCTCAAATTGCTGTAGTTGTATTTCATAGTTCATACAATATTATAAGTGTATTACTTATTCTACCATTTACAAATATTTTTGCAAATTTCATAAAAAAATTAATAAAAGAAAATTCAAATAATTCTATTAACAATTTAAATGAAGAATTTTTAAAAGAACCCAAACTTGCATTAAATGCCACACTACAAAGTATCATTAAAGAGTATATTACTATTTTAAAACATATAGAATTCATATTAAATAAAGAATCAAAATATCAAAGAATGGATATAAAAGAAGTTCAAAATATATTAAATATTACTCATAAATTTTTAGACAAAATTCATATTAAACAAAAAGACAGTCCTGATTGGGCTTATTTAGTTGATTTAATTCATGCAATAGACCATCTTCAAAGATTACATGAAAGATGTGAAGAGGAAGAAGATAGAATTATTTGTGCAAAAAATATAATTGAACTAAAAGATATATTAAATCAATTTCATACAAATATTTTAAGTACCATTTTAGTTCAAAAAACAAATAATTGGAACCAACTAATAAAAAATAGTGAAGAATTAACTAAAGATATTGAAAAGATAAGACAACAATACAGAGAAGATATTGCAAATAAAATCGCAACAGGCGAACTTGATGTGCCAGATGGTTCTGATAGATTAGAAGCTATTAGATGGATAAATAGAGTAAGTATTCATATTTATCGTATAAACTATTATATTCATAAAGCTATACTTTCATCTGGGAAATAA
- a CDS encoding nucleoside 2-deoxyribosyltransferase — MKKIYIAGFDVFESNSIEIGKKYVQLSKNYGFEGLYPLDNIVDFNQEKRKIAQDIFKANVNLINQCDIVIANLNSFRGKEVDSGTVWECGYATALGKKVYGYMKKEQNYIDSFSKDEKKVIDNVTYDLENRVIEDFDYSINLMIACSIQKMIFGDFEDCLKEICK, encoded by the coding sequence ATGAAAAAGATATATATAGCAGGATTTGATGTTTTTGAAAGTAATTCCATAGAGATTGGTAAAAAGTATGTACAACTTAGTAAAAACTATGGTTTTGAAGGTTTATATCCACTTGATAATATCGTAGATTTCAATCAAGAAAAAAGAAAAATTGCACAAGATATTTTTAAAGCTAATGTAAACTTGATAAATCAATGTGATATTGTTATTGCAAATTTAAACTCATTTAGAGGAAAAGAAGTAGATAGTGGAACAGTTTGGGAATGTGGTTATGCAACTGCATTAGGGAAAAAAGTATATGGTTATATGAAAAAAGAGCAAAATTATATAGATAGTTTTTCAAAAGATGAAAAAAAAGTTATAGATAATGTAACTTATGATTTAGAAAATAGAGTTATTGAGGATTTTGATTATTCTATAAATTTAATGATTGCTTGTAGTATACAAAAGATGATATTTGGAGATTTTGAAGATTGTTTAAAGGAGATTTGTAAATGA